The following proteins are co-located in the Mycolicibacterium goodii genome:
- a CDS encoding multidrug effflux MFS transporter yields the protein MASSPHVGQTNTAGVPSRFRMILVLGALITLGPLTIDMYLPALPKIGEELSVSSSVAQLTLTGTLAGLALGQLVVGSLSDSLGRRRPLLAGIVLHMAASVLCFLAPNIAVLGIARGLQGMGASAAAVVAVAVVGDLYSGNTAATVMSRLMLVLGVAPVLAPSLGAAVLLKGSWHWVFVALVVLAGLLLVLAALALPETLPRSHRRPLKVCGIVATYGQLLRDARFVILVLVAALGMSGLFAYISAAPFVLQGRYGLDQQMFAAVFAAGAIALIGSTQFNVVLLRRFTPQAITLAALASATVAGAMFVGLTVADVGGLVGFLVPVMAILTAMGFVIPNAPAIALSRHSEAAGTAAALLGAAQFGIGALVAPLVGALGNGALALSGVMTAGMGIALVALLLVGGAGNDDDPQADDVVAEVMAEPA from the coding sequence ATGGCATCATCGCCCCACGTGGGCCAGACGAATACTGCGGGCGTGCCGAGTCGCTTCCGGATGATCTTGGTGCTGGGTGCGCTGATCACCCTCGGACCACTGACCATCGACATGTATCTCCCGGCGTTGCCGAAGATCGGTGAGGAACTCTCGGTCTCCTCGTCGGTCGCGCAGCTGACGCTCACCGGCACGCTGGCCGGCCTGGCGCTGGGCCAGTTGGTGGTGGGCTCGCTGTCGGATTCGCTCGGTCGCCGCCGCCCCCTGCTGGCGGGCATCGTGCTGCACATGGCGGCGTCGGTGCTGTGCTTCCTGGCGCCGAACATCGCCGTGCTGGGCATTGCGCGCGGCCTGCAGGGCATGGGCGCGTCGGCGGCAGCGGTCGTCGCGGTCGCCGTCGTCGGCGACCTCTACTCCGGCAACACCGCAGCGACCGTGATGTCGCGGCTCATGCTGGTGCTGGGCGTGGCGCCCGTGCTCGCGCCGTCGTTGGGCGCCGCGGTGTTGCTGAAGGGCTCGTGGCACTGGGTGTTCGTGGCGCTGGTGGTGCTGGCCGGCCTGCTTCTCGTCCTTGCCGCGCTGGCGCTGCCCGAGACGCTGCCGCGGTCACACCGGCGTCCGCTCAAGGTCTGCGGCATCGTGGCGACCTACGGCCAACTGCTGCGCGACGCCCGGTTCGTGATCCTGGTGCTGGTCGCCGCGCTCGGCATGTCCGGGCTGTTCGCCTACATCTCGGCGGCCCCGTTCGTGCTGCAGGGCCGTTACGGGCTGGACCAGCAGATGTTCGCGGCCGTGTTCGCCGCGGGCGCCATCGCCCTGATCGGCTCGACGCAGTTCAACGTCGTGCTGCTGCGGCGGTTCACCCCGCAGGCGATCACGCTGGCCGCACTGGCCTCGGCCACGGTGGCCGGGGCGATGTTCGTCGGGCTGACGGTCGCCGACGTCGGGGGACTGGTCGGCTTCCTGGTTCCGGTCATGGCGATCCTGACCGCGATGGGCTTCGTGATCCCCAACGCGCCCGCGATCGCGCTGTCCCGGCACTCCGAGGCCGCGGGCACCGCGGCCGCCCTGCTCGGTGCCGCGCAGTTCGGCATCGGTGCGCTGGTGGCGCCGCTGGTGGGGGCGCTGGGCAACGGCGCGTTGGCGTTGTCGGGCGTGATGACGGCAGGCATGGGCATCGCGCTGGTGGCGTTGCTCCTGGTCGGCGGTGCCGGTAACGATGACGACCCGCAAGCCGATGACGTGGTTGCCGAGGTGATGGCCGAACCGGCCTGA